The genomic segment AATTATATAACTCAATTAAAGGAGAAAAGTGATGAAATGTGCAAACTGACATtgtaagacttttatttatgtttttattaaacattttgtttaaagTTGTTGATTTATGCAGTTTGTTGGGGTTctatatatacaaacaaaacagctgtaCTATGACACAGTATATTAACCGGACCATGATTGTCTTTCAATATTTATAGCACCATGATAATTATAAATGGGGTGATTTGATGACTCATGCTCAGTCTTCAAAACTCAATAAAGCAAACCCTTATTATTAGTACATGCTTACAAAAGTCGAGTACAAATCGTAAGAATGCTACTGTTCTCAAATCCCAAGCTGCAATTATATATAAACTCTCTTTGCCTCACATTATAGAAAATAAGCAGTTCAAAAtgctcaaaaaacaaacaaacaaaaaaaatgtggtttgacCTGGAAGGTCATCAGcagaactgaaaaaaataaaaataaaaaattaatcaAATATTATCAAGGATATAAAGTTATTGAAATGAAGGCCAAGGAAAGGACTTACCTTCCAGCGGTTACCACATTCATTACACAGGACAAATGTGGTCATTGGCTCATCAGCACTGCGTGTCTgcacctaaacacacacacacacacacacacgcataaatAAGCAGGGTAATCAATCTTTAAAAGACTCAAAACAGTTTAATATTAAGTATTTACTGCAGTTGTAATAGAATACAGTGTCATAAATGTAGCTTCAGGCAGTTGTCGACGCATGGCTTAGGCATTCAGGTGACATGACTCACTCACTATgacatacatcacacacaccctTTCAAATTTTCAATCTATCTACACTGCAGCGCCTCGCTTTTCTCTCACTGCCTGTCATTCAATTTGCTGCCTCATTCCATCGTCACTCCACACATCCCATATAATAGTATCTGTGGGGGTGGGGCGACCGGAGCCTTCACTTCAAACTCAAATATGCCTTCCCTGctgcaataaaacattttaaacctgAGGTGTCTGACTGAAAGATTGATTTGTTGCAGTTGTCCATGTCCTTGGTAAGGTGATCTCTGAATAATGCCACCAAATACACATAGGAGGGATGATATAATCACATAAAAGCAGCACTGCTGCAGctctaaatgtttattttctatttatcttttgaatgtgtgtgtgtgtaacacttaAGGGCCAAGGACTCCTCACTGCTGTTCTGTATTTTGAAGCACATCTATAAAAAAATCTACATCTGTCTCACACTGTGAAAAAGGACAGGGACAGGACACAagacttttctttatttcttttttctaaagGGAATCCAAATTAAACATGACAGGCCAGCTGCTGATCAGGAGGAAGAGCAGTGCGTCCTTGAACCAAAAGGTCAGCGCTTCGATCCCTAGCTTCTCCAATCCATTACCAAAGTATCATTGGGCGAGACACTTCATTCACTGTCATCGACCAAACCTGACAGTAAGCTCATTATTCCCCCATCTCTCTTTGCTGGTTTTCTTCTCGCTCATTATACTGTGTCTCTGACTCCTGCTCACCAACCGTCTTACTACTTCAAAAACATGCGAGTGAACTTTTTCTTACTATAACGATTAACTGGCGTCTTTCAAAGTCCACTGCAGTTACACTGGAAATTGTAATGTAGtctcttttttattataataataattattattattattattaccattattattattattgttgttgtaacCCACTTTCTGTATGTGTTAAGGTCTGCTTGTGTGCATCATGTGCTGGCACACTCCATGTCTACTCTATGTCTAACTTTTATTTAACCACGGAGGCCTCGCCGAGATTAAAAATATCTTTTACAAGAAGGTCCTGGCCCAGGACTAGCAACAGCTCATTCAGTGGGGTCACAGGCAGAAATATAATACTGAGACATAACACATCATAATAAGCATAAAATATTCATccgaaaacaataataaaaggcAGAATGAATAAATGTGCCCCATAAAATGTCCAGCATTCCACAATAAAACAGGGTACAGTGATTCCATTAAAACGTCCACAGCCAGATGTGAGTCCAAGTTATTCAAACTCAATTTTAAAATATTCCATCACACCAGCTCTCTGAGAGTCAACAGGTTTTGTAAATTGTTCCAAGCTGACACCTTTTTCCCCCAATCCAGTGCAGACATTTAggatatttaataaataagtcCTGCAAGCGCAGGTCATCATTTCCACCGCTTGGAAGGAAAATGAAGGAGGTCGTAAACTGCCTGATAATAAGCCGGTGACTGGGTCTGTGTTTACAGTACCTGGTTGTAGGTGCAGTTCCTCTTCTTGCACTTGCCGCACTGCAGCAAGTCAGTGGAGGTGCCACCAGTTTTGGCCATCTGGTGCTCCCTGATGGCCTCCAGGGTGAGGGCGTTCCTCAGCTGTTTCAGCTCGTCACTGGCCATTTCCTACAGAATGACAACATGTCATGGCAGCAGAGAGGACAATGGGTTCAGAGTACAGAAGCGGCAGCAGTCGAGCTGTGTACCTCAGCAGACATGGCAGCGATGCGGCTCAGGTCAATGTTCCCGGCCAGGACGTTTTTGCGGAGCCCGGGGTTCTTCGGGTCCTTCAAGTTGCTGATGCGGCTGCGGACTCTGTTCTTATACTTCATATCGGTGGCCTTTATCTCCTGGTAGATATGTGCGACCACGTGGTCAAGGGAAGTTTAATGTATCTAAGCAACATATTTACATCAGCTGACATTGTTTCCAtttgacagatgaatcaaacCAGTCAAACTGAAGGATATGATCTTCAATCTCCGCTGCCATGCCGTCACAGTTGGCTCCAAATATTTTGTAGTCATCTGTGAAGACCAGAGAGACGCAATTCATCTTAATCTGCACACAACTCGTATATAAGGCGTATGTAGTTTGATGCTCTACAAAAGGTCCAGTGTAGacagtttattggcagaaatggattATACAACCCTTAACAAGCTTTGTAGTATAtaatcactttgttttttgtagacCTTGAACAAATCTTTTACAGGTTCCTACACCTtcgttgacatcaaattcaaagatTTTTCAagtccctcaaattcaaggatcaaatgtgttgacacagcttaagatggaagggcaacttgtaagaacCGCTTTGCTCACAGCATCATCCTTGGGATCTTTGTAATTTCCCAAGgacttggaatttgcatttcccaggcatcacatcatttgctctctcttgatTAACgatactcgctcattgttctgcatagaatctcacgtcaacgacGGAGAGGGAAGGACAGTAACTACAACTCGATGTTTGTTCTGTGTAGGTGGCATCGTAACAAACAAGGCACACCTGCATAGGAGACATTTACGTAAAAATAACTTCTTTCTAGCACAAAATGTCTTTAGTTTAACTTTCAAGGACAAGATTTCAAGGACTGAAAACCCTGATTTGTATAGACTTTAAAAGGGTGTGAAAAACGTTGGCATAAAAATCTGAATAACCACCAGTGAGCATCAGATGGTTGCAAAAAATAAGTCAATTAGCTCACTTTTCACTTAATTTATACTGTCAGTGAACATTGTCCTGATGAGTTACTGTCTCAGTCGCTagttcttcaatagaacatgatgccaGTGTTGTAAatcatgtttccatttagaggaaagtAGATGATAAAGTTGACAAAGTTGTGACTGGAGACCAGATGCAGGTCTGAACATCCGTTCACAATTTGTGGTCTCACCATCAGACACAAtttctacacactggacctttaatgcatGAGGATGTTGTGTTTCACTGCAAATGTTGAAGTGCAACATTAGCCTCACTGTCCGTGCGCAGGGCAGCTGTCAGCATCTCAATGCACTTGTCCCTGACGGTGTCTCCAGTAGCCAGGTGTGGGGACAGTGGACCTCCAGGAGAACTGAAGCCGGGGGACATGGGGCTGGTGGGAGTAGTGGGAGTTTTAGGAGCCTCGAGCTTTCCTTTCCTGTTATAAAGACACAATCACAAAGCCTTATTTCCCCATCTGGTGCTTTTGGTCTGGTTTAGACCAAACTCTACTGGCTGGATTTGTTTCAGGATTTTGAaagtttttataaatatataattgtaCGAGAGGGTGTCTATCTGTTCAGAGACATCTGTGCAGGCTAATGAGGGCTTAGCTCCATGAGTTGTTGTTTTCGCGGATGGCTtgataacacatttttgtgtgtgatagCAATTGTTATCCTCTGGGAGTGAAGCGACAATCAGTGTGGGAGAGATAAAGAGTTGCAACCTACAAATAGCTGCGTCTACATGCCTGTCCTGCTGATTCTGAAGGAGGCTCATTCATATTTAGCAAATATATGGTTCAAATTGACAAGTATTTCAATTTGAAGAAGTAGTTGTTTTTTAGGCTTTCTATTCTATGGTTCATCAATTTAATGAAAACAGTTCCCCACTCCCCAGGCCTGTACTGACAGAATACAGATTCTAATATGTAGAATTTCTGCAatcaaatatctaaaaacaaaTAGACAATTTTTCAAGACACGTTTTTTCACAACTTCCATAGAAAAGGTAACAAACAGGCAACTAACGGAGGAAACCAGAGTGAGGAAAAAATATTTGGTACTTGtttagtgtgttgtgtttggccGCAGCACAATACATATGATGCCATTCTGCTTCGAACTACatcttttttcattgttttaattgaAAGAGCACTAGCAGCAGAAATTACATTATGTGCCTTTCAAAACTTAGTTGACATGTTATCAATAGACAATTGTCTATTcatgcagcaaacacacaattcaCTCTATTTCAGCTCCACCAACTCAAGACAATATTATGTGACCACTTGGCAACTTCATGTTTGAGCAGGAAACGTGtgattgagttgttttttttttttaccggcTGCTGCTAGAAAATAATGAGACGAGTGAGAGCAGTCCTGTGATATTCCTCTCTGCAGATGtgaacatgaaaaacatcacTCGGATTATTTTTGAGATACCTTTCAACGCTGTCAGTTGAGGGCTTCCTCTGTGGAGGTCCAGGCTGAGGGGTCTTGGAGCTGTGCGAGTCCCTCCTATGATATAACGTAAGTTTGTTTcttattaaaatgaattcacTGTCACATCATCATTGCATCGGCGaagttgaagtcatttttacCTTTCATTCGTTAGCTTCTTTGCTGGTAGAGGA from the Solea senegalensis isolate Sse05_10M linkage group LG9, IFAPA_SoseM_1, whole genome shotgun sequence genome contains:
- the tcea3 gene encoding transcription elongation factor A protein 3 isoform X9, yielding MTREEDLIRIAKKLDKMVSRNNTEGAMDLLKELRGFNMTLKLLQETRIGMSVNGIRKHCTDEEVIALAKVLIKDWKRLLDSGCSEKSTEMKNGLDSSTTAVSPNSSPSKTQSSRKESLDSKPPSQKKHTDHVKKDRKDSSDSKVSNKTSDEVKRERKDSSDGKQPPPKRPSLDVKKEKHRKDSCDSKPGQPVKRPSSDSKVDRRDSTDAKKSCPLPAKKLTNERRDSHSSKTPQPGPPQRKPSTDSVERKGKLEAPKTPTTPTSPMSPGFSSPGGPLSPHLATGDTVRDKCIEMLTAALRTDNDYKIFGANCDGMAAEIEDHIYQEIKATDMKYKNRVRSRISNLKDPKNPGLRKNVLAGNIDLSRIAAMSAEEMASDELKQLRNALTLEAIREHQMAKTGGTSTDLLQCGKCKKRNCTYNQVQTRSADEPMTTFVLCNECGNRWKFC
- the tcea3 gene encoding transcription elongation factor A protein 3 isoform X10, translated to MTREEDLIRIAKKLDKMVSRNNTEGAMDLLKELRGFNMTLKLLQETRIGMSVNGIRKHCTDEEVIALAKVLIKDWKRLLDSGCSEKSTEMKNGLDSSTTAVSPNSSPSKTQSRKESLDSKPPSQKKHTDHVKKDRKDSSDSKVSNKTSDEVKRERKDSSDGKQPPPKRPSLDVKKEKHRKDSCDSKPGQPVKRPSSDSKVDRRDSTDAKKSCPLPAKKLTNERRDSHSSKTPQPGPPQRKPSTDSVERKGKLEAPKTPTTPTSPMSPGFSSPGGPLSPHLATGDTVRDKCIEMLTAALRTDNDYKIFGANCDGMAAEIEDHIYQEIKATDMKYKNRVRSRISNLKDPKNPGLRKNVLAGNIDLSRIAAMSAEEMASDELKQLRNALTLEAIREHQMAKTGGTSTDLLQCGKCKKRNCTYNQVQTRSADEPMTTFVLCNECGNRWKFC